From Salvia splendens isolate huo1 chromosome 16, SspV2, whole genome shotgun sequence, a single genomic window includes:
- the LOC121770957 gene encoding homeobox-leucine zipper protein ATHB-13-like: MAFSSDNNVGEDEFSDDGSQMGEKKRRLNMEQVKTLEKNFELGNKLEPERKVQLARALGLQPRQIAIWFQNRRARWKTKQLEKDYEILKRQFEAIKAENEALHTHNHKLHAQIVALKKREATESINLNKETEGSYSNRSENSSERKIESPILGGRQLFPPAASRPEMQHAVKEEGLCNMFVGMDDQPGFWPWIEQHQFNVIN, encoded by the exons ATGGCGTTTTCGAGCGACAACAACGTCGGAGAGGATGAGTTCTCCGACGATGGGTCGCAGATGGGGGAGAAGAAGCGGCGGCTGAACATGGAGCAGGTGAAAACCCTAGAGAAGAATTTCGAGCTCGGGAACAAGCTCGAGCCTGAACGCAAAGTGCAGCTGGCTCGAGCCCTCGGGCTCCAGCCGCGCCAGATCGCCATCTGGTTCCAGAACAGGAGAGCCAGATGGAAAACAAAGCAATTGGAAAAAGATTACGAGATTTTGAAAAGACAATTTGAAGCAATTAAAGCTGAGAATGAAGCCCTACACACGCACAATCACAAGCTTCATGCTCAG ATAGTGGCCTTAAAGAAGAGGGAGGCGACGGAATCCATCAATCTGAACAAGGAAACGGAGGGCTCGTACAGCAACCGGAGCGAGAACAGCTCAGAGAGGAAGATCGAGAGCCCGATCTTAGGGGGGAGGCAGCTCTTTCCCCCGGCCGCGTCGAGGCCGGAAATGCAGCACGCGGTTAAGGAAGAGGGGTTGTGTAATATGTTTGTTGGGATGGATGATCAACCCGGATTTTGGCCATGGATAGAGCAACACCAGtttaatgtaattaattaa